The following coding sequences lie in one Amycolatopsis cihanbeyliensis genomic window:
- a CDS encoding heavy metal translocating P-type ATPase — MTSELRSAETPSRVELVIGGMTCASCAGRVERKLNKLDGVSAEVNYATEKAAVSYAGAVRPEQLIEQVEAAGYTARLPESKPAGEEGPGDRSLRARLLGAAALSVPVIALAMLPVLRFPSWEWVSLVLATPVVLWAAWPFHRAALVNLRHGAATMDTLISMGTLAAFAWSLYALLFGTAHIYLEVAAGVTTFILAGRYFEARSKRRAGAALRALLELGAREVAVLRDGAERRIPTGELVVGDEFVVRPGEKVATDGLVVDGSSAVDASMLTGESVPVEVRAGDSVVGATVNAGGRLIVRATRVGADTQLAHMARLVEQAQSGKAAVQRLADRISAVFVPVVIALALGTLAVWLATGGSATEAFTAAVAVLIIACPCALGLATPTALLVGTGRGAQLGILIKGPEVLESTRVVDTVVLDKTGTVTTGRMALVDVHPAEGETATRVLRLAGALENASEHPIAQAIARGARERAGELGEVAEFGVVEGVGVRGVVDGQSVLVGRAALLVEAGLRIPAELDAARQAAQQQGRTAVLVGWAGQARAVLAVADTVKPDSAEAVARLRELGLTPILLTGDNETVARAVAAEVGVDRVIAEVLPKDKVDVVSRLQAEGAVVAMVGDGINDAAALATADLGLAMGTGTDVAIEAGDLTLVRGDLRAAAQAIRLSRRTLRTIKGNLFWAFAYNTAALPLAAAGLLSPMIAGAAMALSSVFVVSNSLRLRRAP, encoded by the coding sequence ATGACCTCCGAGCTGCGCTCCGCCGAGACCCCGTCCAGGGTCGAGCTGGTGATCGGGGGCATGACCTGCGCTTCCTGCGCCGGCAGGGTCGAGCGAAAGCTGAACAAGCTGGACGGGGTGTCCGCCGAGGTCAACTACGCGACCGAGAAGGCCGCGGTCTCCTACGCCGGCGCGGTTCGTCCCGAGCAACTGATCGAACAGGTGGAGGCGGCAGGCTACACGGCACGGCTGCCGGAATCGAAGCCCGCGGGCGAGGAGGGCCCTGGCGATCGCTCGCTGCGCGCGCGGTTGCTCGGTGCCGCCGCGCTGTCCGTGCCGGTGATCGCGCTCGCGATGCTCCCGGTACTGCGGTTCCCCTCCTGGGAATGGGTGTCGCTGGTACTGGCCACGCCGGTCGTGCTGTGGGCGGCCTGGCCGTTCCACCGGGCGGCGCTGGTGAACCTGCGGCATGGCGCCGCGACCATGGACACGCTCATCTCGATGGGCACGCTGGCGGCCTTCGCGTGGTCGCTGTACGCCCTGCTGTTCGGCACCGCCCACATCTATCTCGAGGTGGCGGCGGGGGTGACGACCTTCATCCTCGCCGGACGCTACTTCGAGGCGCGGTCCAAGCGCAGGGCAGGGGCGGCGCTGCGGGCCTTGCTCGAGCTGGGTGCCAGGGAAGTGGCGGTGCTGCGGGACGGGGCGGAGCGGCGTATCCCCACCGGGGAGTTGGTGGTGGGGGACGAGTTCGTGGTGCGGCCAGGGGAGAAGGTCGCCACCGACGGGCTGGTCGTGGACGGCAGCTCGGCAGTGGACGCCAGCATGCTCACCGGCGAGTCCGTCCCGGTGGAGGTGCGCGCAGGCGACAGCGTGGTCGGCGCGACCGTGAACGCGGGCGGCAGGCTGATCGTGCGCGCCACCCGGGTCGGGGCGGACACCCAGCTCGCGCACATGGCCAGGCTGGTCGAGCAGGCGCAGTCGGGCAAGGCGGCCGTGCAACGGCTGGCCGACCGGATCTCGGCGGTGTTCGTGCCGGTGGTGATCGCACTGGCGCTGGGAACCCTCGCGGTCTGGCTCGCCACCGGCGGCTCGGCCACCGAGGCGTTCACCGCCGCGGTGGCGGTGCTGATCATCGCCTGCCCGTGCGCGTTGGGCCTGGCGACGCCGACGGCGTTGCTGGTGGGTACCGGGCGTGGTGCCCAGCTGGGGATCCTGATCAAAGGGCCGGAGGTGCTGGAGTCCACTCGCGTGGTGGACACCGTGGTCCTGGACAAGACCGGCACGGTGACCACCGGCAGGATGGCGCTGGTGGACGTACACCCGGCGGAGGGGGAGACCGCCACGCGGGTGTTACGGCTGGCCGGAGCGCTGGAGAACGCGTCCGAGCACCCGATCGCACAGGCAATCGCCCGCGGAGCCCGGGAGCGGGCCGGTGAGCTGGGCGAGGTCGCCGAGTTCGGCGTCGTGGAGGGCGTCGGCGTGCGGGGTGTGGTGGACGGTCAGTCCGTGCTGGTCGGCAGGGCGGCGCTGCTGGTCGAGGCCGGCCTGCGCATCCCGGCCGAGCTGGACGCGGCTCGCCAGGCCGCGCAGCAGCAGGGCAGGACCGCCGTGCTGGTCGGCTGGGCCGGGCAGGCACGCGCCGTGCTCGCGGTCGCCGACACCGTCAAACCGGACTCGGCCGAGGCGGTCGCCCGGCTGCGGGAGTTGGGCCTGACCCCGATCCTGCTCACCGGCGACAACGAGACCGTGGCTCGCGCCGTGGCCGCCGAGGTCGGAGTCGACCGGGTCATCGCGGAGGTACTGCCGAAGGACAAGGTGGACGTGGTGTCGCGGTTGCAGGCGGAAGGGGCCGTGGTGGCGATGGTGGGCGACGGGATCAACGACGCCGCCGCGCTGGCCACGGCCGACCTGGGCCTTGCCATGGGCACCGGGACCGATGTGGCGATCGAGGCCGGTGACCTCACGCTGGTGCGCGGCGACCTGCGCGCCGCCGCGCAGGCGATCCGGCTGTCCCGGCGCACCCTGCGCACCATCAAGGGCAACCTGTTCTGGGCCTTCGCCTACAACACCGCCGCACTGCCGCTGGCCGCGGCGGGCCTGCTCAGCCCGATGATCGCCGGCGCCGCCATGGCACTCAGCTCGGTGTTCGTGGTCAGTAACAGCCTGCGCCTGCGCCGCGCCCCCTGA
- a CDS encoding lipase family protein has protein sequence MNKLLAAAMSLVAAMGGLVSDVLPSPGNDEITCDATDEAIYGSPEQVEADPGVVLACAASDFPEIVTDIPITAWKVRYASTDVHGTRVPVSGLVAVPEAEWRGEGPRPVVAFNPGTVGLGTQCAYSKQMAGNYTDAYERYQLAAALEAGYAVAATDGVGYLDGQVHSYMVGDNSGRALLDVARAATSLPAAGLAESAQVGLWGYSEGGQAALWATQLAGSYAGELDIVGAAAGGVPGDLRLVAGELNGGDFAGFAGAALVGFHVTYPEMPFDELLNDTGREAVAALEGSCLIDTIFDFRGARIEDFNTDGLGPAELFELTGPDGVSWGEIADRQKLGVGIGTPGSGAEHEIAFPTFQYRGKTEQIIPVETEEATMRAYCAAGVPTRWRDDIEGDHLGAARAVIPDVLDWFADRLAGEPEPGDCG, from the coding sequence ATGAACAAGCTCCTCGCGGCAGCGATGTCGCTCGTGGCGGCGATGGGTGGACTCGTTTCGGACGTCCTCCCGTCGCCCGGCAATGACGAGATCACCTGCGATGCCACGGACGAGGCTATTTATGGCTCGCCCGAGCAGGTGGAAGCGGATCCGGGCGTGGTGCTGGCCTGCGCGGCGTCCGATTTTCCGGAAATCGTCACCGATATCCCAATAACGGCGTGGAAGGTGCGCTACGCCTCGACCGATGTGCACGGCACGCGGGTACCCGTTTCCGGGCTGGTCGCCGTTCCGGAGGCGGAATGGCGGGGCGAGGGTCCCCGGCCGGTGGTGGCGTTCAACCCGGGCACCGTCGGCCTCGGTACGCAGTGCGCTTACAGCAAGCAGATGGCGGGGAACTACACCGACGCCTACGAGCGCTACCAGCTCGCCGCGGCGCTGGAGGCCGGCTACGCCGTCGCGGCCACCGACGGTGTCGGTTACCTGGACGGCCAGGTGCACAGCTACATGGTCGGGGACAACTCCGGCCGCGCCTTGCTGGATGTCGCGCGGGCCGCGACCAGCCTGCCGGCCGCCGGGTTGGCGGAGTCGGCGCAGGTCGGGCTCTGGGGCTACTCCGAGGGCGGGCAGGCGGCGCTGTGGGCGACCCAGTTGGCCGGCTCGTACGCCGGTGAGCTGGACATCGTCGGTGCCGCGGCCGGTGGCGTCCCCGGTGACCTGCGGTTGGTCGCGGGGGAGCTGAACGGCGGCGACTTCGCCGGGTTCGCCGGCGCCGCGCTGGTCGGGTTCCACGTGACCTACCCCGAGATGCCGTTCGACGAACTGCTCAACGACACCGGCCGGGAGGCCGTGGCCGCGCTGGAGGGCAGTTGCCTGATCGACACGATCTTCGACTTTCGCGGCGCCCGGATCGAGGACTTCAACACCGACGGTCTCGGGCCGGCCGAACTCTTCGAGCTGACCGGGCCGGACGGGGTGAGCTGGGGCGAGATCGCGGACCGGCAGAAGCTCGGTGTCGGCATCGGAACACCCGGTTCCGGGGCCGAGCACGAGATCGCCTTCCCGACCTTCCAGTACCGGGGCAAGACCGAGCAGATCATCCCGGTGGAGACCGAGGAGGCCACGATGCGGGCCTACTGCGCGGCCGGCGTTCCCACCCGGTGGCGGGACGATATCGAGGGCGATCACCTCGGCGCGGCGCGCGCGGTGATCCCGGACGTCCTCGACTGGTTCGCCGACCGCCTGGCGGGCGAGCCGGAACCGGGCGACTGCGGCTGA
- a CDS encoding DHA2 family efflux MFS transporter permease subunit — MATPEQKQDAGQGTDKLDKGVLKVAVVVILGAIMAILDTTVVNVALQALTIEFETSFDTVQWIVTGYMLALATVIPVTGWACDRFGTKRLYLLAIALFLIGSMLAGLAWSIESLILFRVVQGLGGGMLMPAGMTIMTKAAGPHRVGRVMAVLGVPMLLGPIGGPILGGWLVDSVSWRWIFYINVPIGIIALLLAWRLLPKDDPEPAERFDFVGMVTLSPGLAALIYGVSNIPSAGGVQATSVWLPTLAGIVLIVGFVLRALRIENALIDLRLFRDGTFSVSVVTMALFSVAFFGAMLLLPTYFLLVRGETALQAGLLLAPQGIGAMITMPLCGRLADKIGAGKVVLPGLVLILAGMGMFTQVGSDTPYWQLLLALFVMGLGMGATMMPIMSAALQTLTSKMVARASSALNIIQQTAGAVGSAVMSIILAGLLAGKFGVPTSDGQLAATAAIANPATREQASVMAADSFASTFVWAVVLIAVCLVPALFLPKRPPEPPVEDGPGQGSDQPASPVLTH; from the coding sequence ATGGCAACCCCAGAACAGAAACAGGACGCTGGCCAGGGGACCGACAAGCTCGACAAGGGTGTGTTGAAGGTCGCCGTGGTGGTGATCCTCGGCGCCATCATGGCGATCCTGGACACCACGGTCGTCAACGTGGCGCTGCAGGCGCTGACCATCGAGTTCGAGACCTCGTTCGACACCGTCCAGTGGATCGTCACCGGCTATATGCTGGCCCTGGCCACGGTCATCCCGGTGACCGGTTGGGCCTGTGACAGGTTCGGTACCAAACGGCTCTACCTGCTCGCCATCGCCTTGTTCTTGATTGGTTCGATGCTCGCCGGACTGGCCTGGAGCATCGAATCGCTGATCCTGTTCCGGGTGGTGCAGGGCCTCGGCGGCGGCATGCTGATGCCGGCCGGTATGACGATCATGACCAAGGCGGCCGGTCCACACCGGGTCGGCAGGGTGATGGCCGTACTCGGGGTGCCGATGCTGCTCGGACCGATCGGCGGCCCGATCCTCGGTGGCTGGCTGGTCGACTCGGTGAGCTGGCGTTGGATCTTCTACATCAACGTTCCCATCGGGATCATCGCGCTGCTGCTGGCCTGGCGGTTGCTGCCCAAGGACGATCCCGAACCCGCGGAGCGGTTCGATTTCGTCGGTATGGTGACCCTCTCGCCGGGGCTCGCCGCGCTGATCTACGGCGTGTCCAACATTCCGAGTGCCGGCGGGGTGCAGGCCACCAGCGTGTGGCTGCCCACTCTGGCCGGGATCGTGCTGATCGTCGGCTTCGTCCTGCGGGCCCTGCGGATCGAGAACGCCCTTATCGACCTGCGCCTTTTCCGGGACGGAACCTTCTCCGTCTCGGTCGTGACCATGGCGTTGTTCTCCGTGGCCTTCTTCGGGGCGATGTTGTTGCTGCCGACCTACTTCCTGCTGGTGCGTGGGGAGACGGCATTGCAGGCCGGGCTGCTGCTCGCGCCGCAGGGGATCGGCGCCATGATCACCATGCCGCTGTGCGGCAGGCTTGCCGACAAGATCGGGGCCGGGAAGGTGGTACTGCCGGGGCTCGTGCTGATCCTCGCGGGAATGGGGATGTTCACCCAGGTCGGGTCGGATACGCCGTACTGGCAACTGTTGCTGGCCCTGTTCGTGATGGGGCTCGGTATGGGCGCGACGATGATGCCGATCATGTCGGCGGCGCTGCAGACGCTGACCAGCAAGATGGTCGCCCGCGCCTCGAGCGCGCTGAACATCATCCAGCAGACCGCGGGTGCGGTCGGCTCCGCGGTGATGTCGATCATTCTGGCCGGCCTGCTTGCCGGGAAGTTCGGCGTGCCGACCAGCGACGGCCAGCTTGCCGCCACCGCGGCGATCGCGAATCCGGCGACTCGTGAGCAGGCCTCGGTCATGGCCGCCGACTCGTTCGCCTCGACCTTCGTCTGGGCGGTGGTGCTGATCGCGGTATGTCTGGTGCCCGCGCTGTTCCTTCCGAAGCGTCCGCCGGAGCCACCGGTGGAGGACGGGCCGGGGCAAGGAAGTGACCAGCCCGCTTCGCCGGTGCTGACGCACTGA
- a CDS encoding DNA gyrase/topoisomerase IV subunit B, protein MTVSAESLYGADDLTHLEGLEAVRKRPGMYIGSTDSRGVNHLFAEVVDNSTDEGVAGHASKIVVTLHADGSVQVDDDGRGIPTGVHAKSGLSGVELVLTRLHAGGKFGGSGYKASGGLHGVGASAVNALSLRFDVIVKRDGKVHEISFARGVPGVFDGAGPKARFTKQPGLRAVRKLKRGEGTGTSIRYWHDARYFEKSAVLEIETVRAKLRNTAFLVPGVTYVLRDATEGGIDEETFHFPNGLSDMVDFLAPAGDKPVSGTVFINGVGTYKENAADANGVMQSNVERRAEVEVALRWGTGYERTVECFTNTIRNVHGGTHRKGFERAALRSLQEAISKSRGLLKPKEDLPTLDDVLEGMTAVLHVRIPEPQFTSQTKDELSTAGITKVVQGVVEQQLKAWTEARKTRTEAKTVLQKIVDAARVRLVQKQQKDAARRKTALEGAAMPPKLVDCRTTGVGRSELFLVEGDSALGSARMARVSEYQALLPLRGKILNVQKASLGDTLKNAEIAAIVQVLGAGTGRTFDLGTMRYGRVILMADADVDGSHIRTLLITLFAKYMRPVIEDGRLYAAMPPLHKIVTKGRNSQTTFTFTEREMESTVARLEKAGKQIVKPVPRFKGLGEMDADELWETTMNPATRSVRRITLEDVDAAEQALELLMGEKVEPRRNWLVESAARVDQAAIDI, encoded by the coding sequence GTGACTGTCTCTGCCGAGTCCCTGTACGGGGCCGACGACCTGACCCACCTGGAGGGCTTGGAAGCGGTCCGGAAGCGACCCGGGATGTACATCGGGTCCACCGACAGCCGTGGTGTCAATCACCTCTTCGCCGAGGTTGTGGACAACTCGACGGACGAGGGCGTGGCCGGACACGCGAGCAAGATCGTGGTGACCCTGCACGCGGACGGCAGTGTGCAGGTGGACGACGACGGCCGTGGCATCCCGACCGGGGTGCACGCGAAGTCCGGGCTTTCCGGGGTCGAACTGGTGCTGACCAGGCTGCACGCGGGGGGCAAGTTCGGTGGTTCCGGCTACAAGGCCTCGGGTGGGCTGCACGGTGTCGGCGCCTCCGCGGTGAACGCGCTGTCGCTGCGGTTCGACGTCATCGTGAAGCGGGACGGCAAGGTGCACGAGATCTCCTTCGCCCGCGGGGTGCCCGGGGTGTTCGACGGCGCGGGCCCGAAGGCCAGGTTCACCAAGCAGCCCGGCCTGCGCGCGGTCCGCAAGCTCAAGCGTGGCGAAGGCACCGGCACCTCGATCCGGTACTGGCACGACGCCCGATACTTCGAGAAGAGCGCCGTGCTGGAGATCGAGACGGTGCGCGCCAAGCTGCGCAATACCGCCTTCCTGGTCCCCGGCGTCACCTACGTGCTGCGGGACGCCACCGAGGGTGGCATCGACGAGGAGACCTTCCACTTCCCGAACGGCCTCTCCGATATGGTCGACTTTCTCGCCCCCGCGGGAGACAAACCGGTCTCCGGGACGGTCTTCATCAACGGCGTCGGCACCTACAAGGAGAACGCCGCGGACGCCAACGGCGTGATGCAGTCCAATGTGGAACGTCGGGCCGAGGTCGAGGTGGCGCTTCGCTGGGGAACCGGCTACGAGCGCACCGTCGAGTGCTTCACCAACACGATCCGGAACGTGCACGGCGGTACGCACCGCAAGGGGTTCGAGCGCGCGGCACTGCGTTCCCTGCAGGAGGCCATCTCCAAGAGCAGGGGCTTGCTCAAGCCGAAGGAGGACCTGCCGACGCTGGACGACGTGCTCGAGGGCATGACCGCCGTGCTCCACGTGCGGATTCCCGAGCCGCAGTTCACCTCGCAGACGAAGGACGAGCTGTCCACGGCCGGGATCACCAAGGTCGTCCAAGGCGTCGTCGAGCAACAGCTCAAGGCCTGGACCGAGGCCCGCAAGACCAGGACCGAGGCGAAGACCGTCCTGCAGAAGATCGTGGACGCCGCCAGGGTCCGGCTGGTGCAGAAGCAGCAGAAGGACGCGGCCCGGCGCAAGACCGCGCTCGAGGGCGCGGCCATGCCGCCGAAACTGGTGGACTGCCGCACCACCGGGGTCGGCCGCAGCGAGCTGTTCCTGGTGGAGGGGGACAGCGCGCTCGGTTCGGCGCGGATGGCGCGGGTCTCGGAGTACCAGGCGCTGCTGCCGCTGCGCGGCAAGATCCTGAACGTGCAGAAGGCGAGCCTCGGCGACACCTTGAAGAACGCGGAGATCGCCGCGATCGTGCAGGTGCTCGGGGCAGGCACCGGGCGCACCTTCGACCTCGGCACCATGCGCTACGGCAGGGTGATCCTGATGGCGGACGCGGACGTGGACGGTTCGCACATCCGCACCCTGCTGATCACCCTGTTCGCCAAGTACATGCGCCCGGTCATCGAGGACGGCAGGCTGTACGCGGCCATGCCCCCGCTGCACAAGATCGTGACCAAGGGGCGTAACTCGCAGACCACCTTCACCTTCACCGAACGGGAGATGGAGTCCACGGTCGCCAGGCTGGAGAAGGCGGGCAAGCAGATCGTCAAGCCGGTACCGCGGTTCAAGGGGCTCGGCGAGATGGACGCGGACGAGCTGTGGGAGACCACGATGAACCCGGCGACCCGGTCGGTCCGCCGGATCACCCTCGAGGACGTGGACGCCGCGGAGCAGGCGCTGGAACTGCTGATGGGGGAGAAGGTCGAACCACGGCGCAACTGGCTGGTCGAGTCGGCGGCCAGGGTGGACCAGGCCGCGATCGATATTTGA
- a CDS encoding heavy-metal-associated domain-containing protein has protein sequence MAETTYTVTGMTCQHCVKSVTEEVGGVQGVTAVSVDLPTGAVTVTSEGDPDLAEVRAAVEEAGYQLATT, from the coding sequence GTGGCCGAGACCACTTACACCGTGACCGGAATGACCTGCCAGCACTGCGTCAAGTCGGTGACCGAGGAGGTCGGCGGTGTCCAGGGCGTGACCGCGGTGTCGGTGGACCTGCCGACCGGCGCCGTCACGGTGACCAGCGAGGGCGACCCCGATCTCGCCGAGGTGCGGGCCGCCGTCGAGGAGGCCGGTTACCAGCTGGCGACGACATGA
- a CDS encoding DNA gyrase/topoisomerase IV subunit A, with amino-acid sequence MARRKGPQTKVDPTVFDQAGAQIFENPVKTEIEDSYLEYAYSVIHSRALPDARDGLKPVHRRILFSMNQNGYRPNHAYVKSSRVVGDVMGRYHPHGDTAIYDAMVRLAQDFSMNVPLVDGHGNFGSPDDGPAASRYTEARMSPEAMQLVGELGEETVDFRPNYDGSLEEPIVLPAAFPNLLVNGTSGIAVGMATNMIPHNLGEVVAAARWLINHPDATLDKLMEFVPGPDLPTGGMLLGLDEVRRAYETGRGVVRMRAAAETGPLEGSRGRQAITVTELPYGVGPEKVIEKITDEVNKSKRLTGIADVKDLTDRENGTRLVIECKVGVNPQALLSDLYRLTPLEQSFGINNLVLVEGQPRTLGLKELLEVFLAHRYEVVTRRTRYRKRKREERLHLVEGLLKALLDIDKVIKLIRDSENAQAAKDGLMKRFKLSEIQATYILDTPLRRLTKYDKLELEAEQDRLREEIAELATILDDESVLKKVVSRELGKVAKDFSTERRTALIDGDLKEVLAASKPSGPLEVADDPCQVVLSATGLVARTAAESEEASESRRRNGRVKHDAVAALVHSTARGQVLLVTNHGRAVKTEVLPLPVLPEQAGTVSLRGGMATRELVPLGKGEKVIGLAPVGEHATGSPGLALGTRNGVVKVCSPEWPVRADEFDVISLKDGDEVVGATWLDDGAETCVFVSSQGTLLRYAASLVRPQGLKGGGMAGISLGADAHVVFFGAVRADDEDAEAHGESMVVTATGSSVKVTPFAEYPAKGRATGGVRVQRFLKGETELTVAWVGPRPAGATKNGDQVELPEVDMRRDASGSAHPGPDVVGHLIERG; translated from the coding sequence ATGGCACGCCGCAAGGGCCCCCAGACCAAGGTCGACCCGACCGTGTTCGACCAGGCGGGCGCGCAGATATTCGAGAACCCGGTCAAGACCGAGATCGAGGATTCCTACCTGGAGTACGCCTACTCGGTCATTCACTCCCGCGCGCTGCCGGACGCGCGGGACGGGCTCAAGCCGGTGCACCGCCGGATCCTGTTCTCGATGAACCAGAACGGCTACCGGCCGAACCATGCCTACGTGAAGTCCTCCCGTGTGGTCGGCGACGTGATGGGCCGGTACCACCCGCACGGCGACACGGCGATCTACGACGCCATGGTCCGCCTCGCCCAGGACTTCTCGATGAACGTGCCGCTGGTGGACGGGCACGGCAACTTCGGCAGCCCGGACGACGGCCCGGCGGCCAGCAGGTACACCGAGGCACGGATGTCCCCCGAGGCCATGCAGCTGGTCGGCGAACTCGGTGAGGAGACCGTCGACTTCCGGCCCAACTACGACGGCTCGCTGGAGGAGCCGATCGTGCTCCCCGCCGCGTTCCCGAACCTGCTGGTGAACGGCACCTCGGGGATCGCGGTCGGGATGGCGACCAACATGATCCCGCACAACCTCGGCGAAGTCGTCGCCGCGGCGCGCTGGCTGATCAATCACCCGGACGCCACGCTGGACAAGCTGATGGAGTTCGTACCCGGACCCGACCTGCCGACCGGCGGGATGCTGCTGGGCCTTGACGAGGTCAGGCGGGCCTACGAGACCGGCCGTGGGGTGGTCCGGATGCGGGCCGCGGCGGAGACCGGCCCGCTGGAGGGCAGCCGGGGGCGGCAGGCCATCACGGTCACCGAGCTGCCCTACGGGGTCGGGCCGGAGAAGGTGATCGAGAAGATCACCGACGAGGTGAACAAGTCGAAACGGCTGACCGGCATCGCGGACGTGAAGGACCTGACCGATCGGGAGAACGGCACCCGGCTGGTCATCGAGTGCAAGGTCGGGGTGAACCCGCAGGCGCTGCTTTCCGACCTGTACCGGCTGACCCCGCTGGAGCAGTCCTTCGGGATCAACAACCTGGTGCTCGTCGAGGGACAGCCGCGCACCCTCGGACTCAAGGAGCTGCTCGAGGTCTTTCTCGCGCACCGGTACGAGGTGGTCACCCGCCGGACCCGGTACCGCAAGCGCAAGCGCGAGGAACGCCTGCACCTGGTCGAGGGCCTGCTGAAGGCGTTGCTGGACATCGACAAGGTGATCAAGCTGATCCGGGATAGCGAGAACGCGCAGGCCGCGAAGGACGGCCTGATGAAGCGGTTCAAGCTGTCCGAGATCCAGGCCACGTACATCCTGGACACCCCGCTGCGGCGGCTCACCAAGTACGACAAGCTGGAGCTGGAGGCCGAGCAGGACCGGCTGCGCGAGGAGATCGCCGAGCTGGCCACCATCCTGGACGACGAGTCGGTGCTGAAGAAGGTGGTGTCCAGGGAACTGGGCAAGGTGGCCAAGGACTTCTCCACCGAGCGGCGCACCGCCTTGATCGACGGTGATCTCAAGGAGGTGCTGGCCGCGTCGAAACCCTCCGGCCCGCTGGAGGTGGCCGACGACCCGTGCCAGGTCGTCCTGTCCGCCACCGGGCTGGTCGCCAGGACGGCGGCCGAGTCGGAGGAGGCGTCGGAGAGCCGCCGCCGCAACGGCAGGGTCAAGCATGACGCGGTCGCGGCGCTGGTGCACTCCACGGCCCGCGGGCAGGTCCTGCTGGTAACCAACCACGGTCGCGCGGTCAAGACCGAGGTGTTGCCGCTGCCGGTGCTGCCGGAACAGGCGGGCACGGTGTCCCTGCGTGGCGGGATGGCCACCAGGGAGCTGGTGCCGCTGGGCAAGGGTGAGAAGGTGATCGGTCTGGCTCCGGTCGGTGAGCACGCGACCGGGTCACCCGGGCTGGCACTGGGCACCCGCAACGGCGTGGTGAAGGTGTGCTCCCCGGAATGGCCGGTCCGCGCGGACGAGTTCGACGTGATCAGCCTCAAGGACGGCGACGAGGTGGTCGGTGCGACCTGGCTGGACGACGGCGCGGAGACCTGCGTGTTCGTGTCCTCCCAGGGCACGCTGTTGCGGTACGCGGCCTCCCTGGTGCGGCCACAGGGCCTCAAGGGTGGCGGGATGGCCGGGATCAGCCTCGGCGCCGACGCGCATGTGGTGTTCTTCGGCGCGGTGCGTGCCGATGACGAGGACGCCGAGGCGCACGGCGAGTCGATGGTGGTGACCGCGACCGGCTCCAGCGTGAAGGTGACCCCGTTCGCCGAGTATCCCGCCAAGGGGCGGGCGACCGGCGGGGTGCGCGTGCAGCGGTTCCTCAAGGGGGAAACCGAGCTCACCGTGGCCTGGGTCGGCCCGCGCCCCGCCGGCGCCACGAAGAACGGCGACCAGGTGGAACTGCCCGAGGTGGACATGCGCAGGGACGCGTCCGGCTCGGCACATCCCGGGCCCGATGTGGTCGGTCATCTCATCGAACGCGGCTGA
- a CDS encoding metal-sensitive transcriptional regulator, giving the protein MVSYSEDKEAYLKRLRRIEGQIRGLQRMIEQDKYCIDVLTQVSAATKALQSFSLGLLEEHLSTCVVEAATTGGTEAQTKVREASDAIARLVRS; this is encoded by the coding sequence ATGGTCAGCTACAGCGAGGACAAGGAAGCATACCTGAAGCGGCTCCGCCGGATCGAAGGCCAGATTCGTGGCCTGCAGCGGATGATCGAGCAGGACAAGTACTGCATCGACGTCCTGACCCAGGTCTCCGCCGCCACCAAGGCGCTCCAGTCGTTCTCCCTCGGTTTGCTCGAGGAGCACCTGTCCACCTGCGTGGTCGAGGCGGCCACCACGGGCGGCACGGAGGCCCAGACCAAGGTGCGGGAGGCATCCGACGCCATCGCGCGCCTGGTCCGATCGTAG